In a single window of the Methanobacterium alcaliphilum genome:
- a CDS encoding FprA family A-type flavoprotein, with amino-acid sequence MSYRIIEEGVYSVGVIDWDRQTFDELIPLPQGTSYNSFLIKGSEKTALIDTVDPVKTNELINNLDELTANIDYIISNHAEQDHSGSIPVILEKYPDAQIVTSSKCREFLKTLLHIPDEKFKVVSDSEKLSLGDKTLEFIITPWVHWPDTMVTYLHQEKILFSCDFFGSHMATSELFGDDLNEFNSLIPAKRYYAELMMPFRPMVQNNIKKVKDLNIKIIAPSHGPLTKKVNEIITAYSDWSSNKTLKEVIIPHISMHGSTDIMVQHIVNQLMEMEIVVKPFNLAKMDLGEFLISLVDASTIIIAAPTVLTKPHPLMAQALYLVNALRPKLNYASIIGSYGWGTLIEEETKKLLENLNLDYFDSVLIKGLPREEDLKKLDELVNKIEKFS; translated from the coding sequence ATGTCATATAGGATAATAGAAGAAGGGGTTTACTCAGTAGGAGTTATTGATTGGGATCGGCAAACATTTGATGAATTAATTCCATTGCCTCAAGGAACCAGTTATAACTCATTTCTTATTAAAGGTAGCGAAAAAACTGCCCTTATTGATACTGTAGATCCTGTAAAAACAAATGAACTGATAAATAACTTAGATGAGCTGACAGCAAACATTGATTACATAATTTCCAACCATGCTGAACAGGATCATTCAGGTTCAATCCCCGTTATTCTTGAAAAATATCCTGATGCGCAGATTGTAACAAGTAGCAAGTGCAGAGAATTTCTTAAAACATTGCTCCATATTCCTGATGAAAAATTTAAAGTTGTATCTGATAGTGAAAAATTATCCTTAGGAGATAAAACTCTAGAATTTATTATAACTCCCTGGGTTCATTGGCCAGATACCATGGTAACCTACCTTCATCAGGAGAAAATTTTATTTTCATGTGATTTTTTTGGATCCCATATGGCTACCAGTGAATTATTTGGAGACGACTTAAATGAATTTAATTCATTAATTCCTGCTAAAAGATATTATGCGGAGTTAATGATGCCTTTCCGCCCTATGGTTCAAAATAATATTAAAAAAGTTAAGGATTTAAATATTAAAATCATAGCCCCATCACATGGTCCCTTAACTAAAAAAGTTAATGAAATTATTACTGCATACTCTGATTGGTCGTCAAATAAGACCCTGAAAGAGGTAATAATACCCCATATTTCCATGCATGGCAGCACCGACATAATGGTTCAGCATATAGTAAATCAATTAATGGAAATGGAAATTGTGGTTAAACCATTTAATCTTGCAAAAATGGATTTAGGTGAATTTTTAATATCTCTAGTTGATGCTTCTACAATAATAATTGCAGCACCAACAGTTTTAACCAAACCACATCCTTTAATGGCTCAAGCATTATATCTAGTAAATGCATTAAGACCTAAACTCAATTACGCCTCAATTATTGGATCATATGGATGGGGAACCCTCATAGAAGAAGAAACTAAAAAGCTGCTTGAAAATTTAAATTTAGATTATTTTGATTCTGTGCTTATAAAGGGCCTTCCTAGAGAAGAAGATCTGAAAAAACTAGATGAATTGGTAAATAAAATTGAGAAATTTTCATGA
- a CDS encoding flavin reductase family protein, translating into MNFEDFPPENAHRILAPRPTVIITTSGAQGEINAAPFSFVMPVSMNPPIVAFASAPSHDTNKNIEKTHEFVINLIPSDILSKMWITGEKLPYGENELEKAGLTAIPSKAVSPPRIAESIAHLECEVLKVSEIGDHNLITGYVTHASVKDHCIKDGLLDVEKVKPVLHLGGTNFVIGDHLRRVE; encoded by the coding sequence ATGAATTTTGAAGATTTCCCACCAGAGAATGCTCATAGAATTTTGGCTCCACGACCTACAGTAATTATTACTACTTCAGGTGCTCAAGGAGAGATAAATGCAGCCCCATTTTCTTTTGTAATGCCCGTTTCTATGAATCCGCCTATTGTAGCTTTTGCCAGTGCCCCCAGCCATGACACTAATAAAAATATAGAAAAAACTCATGAATTTGTAATTAATTTAATCCCCTCCGATATATTGAGTAAAATGTGGATTACTGGTGAAAAATTACCTTATGGAGAAAATGAACTGGAAAAAGCAGGATTAACTGCAATACCTTCCAAGGCAGTATCACCTCCAAGGATTGCTGAGTCAATTGCACATCTCGAATGTGAAGTGCTAAAAGTTAGTGAAATTGGAGACCATAACCTAATTACTGGCTATGTTACACATGCCTCTGTTAAGGATCATTGTATTAAAGATGGATTGTTAGATGTGGAAAAAGTTAAACCCGTGCTTCATTTAGGAGGCACAAACTTCGTTATTGGAGATCACCTCAGGAGAGTGGAATAA
- a CDS encoding molybdenum cofactor biosynthesis protein MoaE: MLIKIIEKDEEKITISDLIENVKKSSQIDECGAIFSFEGIVRGKEDETEVKKLILSTPNKKEIQNGLESIVKEAKEKYSTGDIAVVHYLGEFYTGETLFLVVVSGNHRQETLKALQEIIERTKFDLDFQKDEHTTQGTNIIMSGG, translated from the coding sequence ATGTTAATTAAAATCATTGAAAAAGATGAAGAGAAAATTACTATTTCTGATTTAATAGAAAATGTAAAAAAAAGTTCTCAAATTGATGAATGTGGGGCTATTTTTTCCTTTGAAGGTATAGTTCGTGGAAAAGAGGATGAAACAGAAGTCAAAAAACTGATTTTATCTACACCAAATAAAAAAGAAATACAAAATGGTTTGGAATCAATTGTAAAAGAAGCTAAAGAAAAATATTCCACAGGGGATATTGCAGTTGTACATTATCTTGGTGAATTTTACACAGGTGAAACTCTTTTTTTAGTGGTTGTATCAGGCAATCATCGTCAGGAAACTTTAAAAGCACTGCAAGAAATAATTGAAAGAACTAAATTTGATCTTGATTTTCAAAAGGATGAACACACCACTCAAGGCACAAATATTATCATGTCTGGAGGATAA
- a CDS encoding universal stress protein, producing the protein MFKKIMVPSDGSDFAAKAEDLAIDLASKISARVVGVHVIDEKLIYPFEVLEEEGNTILRNLQKKGEKKGVDVDEVLIFGNPRHDMKKIAEKSDADLIVIGSHGRSGLEKLLMGSVAENTLKTADIPVLLVK; encoded by the coding sequence ATGTTTAAAAAAATAATGGTTCCTTCAGACGGTTCCGATTTTGCAGCTAAAGCTGAAGATTTAGCTATAGATTTAGCTAGTAAAATTTCTGCCCGCGTTGTTGGTGTTCATGTTATTGATGAAAAATTAATTTACCCTTTTGAAGTTTTAGAAGAAGAAGGAAATACTATTCTACGTAATCTACAAAAAAAAGGTGAAAAAAAAGGTGTTGATGTGGATGAAGTTTTAATCTTTGGAAATCCTCGCCACGACATGAAAAAAATTGCAGAAAAATCAGATGCAGACCTTATAGTAATTGGATCTCACGGCAGATCTGGCCTTGAAAAACTTTTAATGGGCAGTGTTGCAGAAAACACATTAAAAACAGCCGATATTCCAGTTTTACTTGTTAAATAA
- a CDS encoding rubredoxin produces MKKYKCKVCGYIYDPEIGEPRSKVEPGTAFEDLPPKWRCPSCGAPKRMFIVLK; encoded by the coding sequence TTGAAAAAATACAAGTGTAAAGTCTGCGGGTATATATACGATCCGGAAATAGGAGAACCACGCTCTAAAGTAGAACCTGGAACTGCATTTGAAGATTTGCCACCAAAATGGAGATGTCCTTCCTGTGGTGCCCCCAAAAGAATGTTCATTGTCCTTAAATAG
- a CDS encoding HD domain-containing protein — MKSIRDSVHGNLQLNELEVELIDTPQLQRLRRIKQLGFTNLVYPGANHSRFEHSIGTMYLASRLADHLKLDDDKKRMLRVCALLHDAGHGPFSHVSEPVLDDSHEVLTSNIIKNSSLSDIISSEFDIGQVIDIINGKGILGQAISAELDVDRMDYLLRDSHYTGVAYGIIDVERLIYNTKLENQLVLDKKGVQAAESTLLARYFMYPSVYQHHTTRIVNAMFRRCLRRLIEEEKIDAHLIYKYDDADIISACRNQKGFVGEMFKRLDNRDLLKNVSSLKLNELEDPQKIFKIERSKLKKAEREISEDKDVPLDYLVINIPDYPAFDEMKTLVSVGDAIVNLSEISSIVGALKEARFNHADLCLYVPEEHSEKFKNLDFYDYLDLPDKINPHDKQMRLFHP, encoded by the coding sequence TTGAAATCTATAAGAGATAGTGTGCATGGTAATTTACAATTGAATGAATTAGAAGTTGAATTGATAGATACGCCCCAATTACAAAGATTAAGACGCATAAAGCAGTTGGGATTTACTAATTTAGTGTATCCTGGTGCGAATCATTCTAGATTTGAACATTCTATTGGAACAATGTATCTGGCTTCTAGATTGGCAGATCATCTAAAACTGGATGATGATAAAAAGAGGATGCTGCGCGTATGTGCTTTACTACATGATGCAGGGCATGGACCCTTTTCTCACGTTTCTGAACCAGTTTTGGATGATTCACATGAGGTATTAACTTCCAATATTATAAAAAATTCTTCTTTAAGCGATATAATTTCTTCTGAGTTTGATATTGGTCAAGTAATAGATATTATAAACGGAAAAGGTATTTTGGGACAAGCAATTTCTGCAGAACTTGATGTAGATAGAATGGATTATCTACTGCGAGATTCCCATTATACTGGAGTTGCTTATGGGATCATAGATGTGGAAAGATTAATTTACAATACTAAACTTGAAAATCAATTAGTTTTAGATAAAAAAGGTGTTCAGGCGGCAGAATCTACTTTATTAGCTCGCTATTTCATGTATCCCAGTGTTTATCAGCATCACACGACCCGTATCGTTAATGCAATGTTTCGGCGATGTTTAAGACGTTTAATTGAAGAAGAGAAGATTGATGCTCACTTGATTTATAAATACGATGATGCCGATATAATTTCCGCGTGCCGTAATCAAAAAGGCTTTGTTGGTGAAATGTTTAAACGTTTAGATAATCGAGATCTTCTAAAGAATGTAAGCTCTCTTAAACTTAATGAACTAGAAGACCCTCAAAAAATATTCAAAATTGAACGAAGTAAATTAAAAAAAGCTGAAAGAGAAATCTCAGAAGACAAAGATGTTCCTTTAGATTATTTAGTAATTAATATACCTGATTATCCTGCTTTTGATGAAATGAAAACATTAGTTTCTGTGGGGGATGCTATTGTTAACTTAAGTGAGATATCAAGTATTGTAGGTGCTTTAAAAGAAGCCAGGTTTAATCACGCGGATCTTTGTCTTTATGTGCCTGAAGAACATTCTGAAAAATTTAAAAATCTTGATTTTTATGATTATCTAGATTTACCTGATAAAATTAACCCCCATGACAAACAAATGCGATTGTTTCATCCTTAA
- a CDS encoding superoxide dismutase produces the protein MGKKFYKLPELPYEYKDLEPYISKEQLTIHHSKHHQAYVDGANAVLKKFDESREKGEDFDIKSTYKELSFHVSGFLLHKFFWENMGPADKCGGEPSGIIKEYIEKDFKNFERFKKEFSQAAISTEGSGWAVLTLCRRTDRIFIEQIEKHNVNVIPKFPVIMVLDVWEHAYYLDYKNVRPDYVQAFWNLINWDEVNNRVQKWLNSPL, from the coding sequence ATGGGAAAAAAGTTTTACAAACTACCAGAGCTGCCGTATGAATATAAAGATTTGGAACCTTATATTTCCAAGGAACAACTAACCATTCACCATTCTAAACATCACCAAGCATACGTTGATGGTGCAAATGCAGTTCTAAAAAAGTTTGATGAATCTCGTGAAAAAGGAGAAGATTTTGATATAAAATCCACCTATAAAGAATTATCTTTCCATGTGAGCGGTTTCCTTTTACACAAGTTTTTCTGGGAAAATATGGGCCCTGCAGATAAATGCGGAGGAGAACCCTCAGGGATAATCAAAGAATACATTGAAAAAGATTTCAAAAACTTTGAAAGATTTAAAAAAGAGTTTTCACAGGCTGCAATTAGTACTGAAGGATCTGGATGGGCTGTACTTACACTTTGCCGGCGAACTGATCGAATTTTCATTGAACAAATAGAAAAGCACAATGTGAATGTCATTCCTAAATTCCCAGTGATCATGGTTCTGGATGTCTGGGAGCATGCTTACTACTTGGATTATAAAAATGTAAGGCCGGACTATGTTCAAGCATTCTGGAACTTGATAAACTGGGACGAAGTGAACAATAGAGTGCAAAAATGGTTAAATTCACCATTATGA
- a CDS encoding nicotinamide-nucleotide adenylyltransferase: protein MRGLLVGRMQPVHQGHLQVIKRILEEVDEVIICVGSAQLSHTIKDPFTAGERVMMLTKALSENGIPASKYYIIPIQDIACNSVWVAHLKMLTPPFEKVYTGNPLVQRLFIEDHYQVTVPPLYYRDTFSGTEVRKRMLEEEEWQALVPPSVKEVIIEIGGVERIKHLSKKEVSEK, encoded by the coding sequence ATGAGAGGATTACTGGTAGGTAGAATGCAACCGGTACACCAGGGCCATCTTCAAGTAATAAAAAGAATACTGGAAGAAGTTGATGAAGTTATAATCTGCGTGGGAAGTGCCCAACTGAGTCATACTATAAAAGATCCCTTTACTGCTGGTGAAAGGGTAATGATGCTTACCAAGGCGCTTAGTGAGAATGGAATTCCGGCATCAAAGTATTATATTATTCCTATTCAAGATATAGCATGTAATTCTGTCTGGGTAGCACATCTTAAAATGTTAACTCCTCCATTTGAAAAAGTATACACAGGTAATCCATTAGTACAGAGGTTGTTCATTGAGGATCATTATCAGGTTACTGTCCCTCCATTGTATTATAGGGATACTTTTTCTGGAACGGAGGTAAGAAAAAGAATGCTTGAAGAAGAAGAGTGGCAGGCATTGGTTCCTCCTTCTGTTAAAGAGGTTATAATTGAAATAGGTGGAGTAGAACGAATTAAACACTTATCTAAAAAAGAGGTTAGTGAAAAGTAA
- a CDS encoding ferritin produces the protein MVSEKMQEALNGQLNAELYSAYLYLAMAAYYEDTDLPGFANWMRIQAQEELTHGMKFYDYLIQRGSRVILNTIEKPQKEWDSPLAVSEHVLNHEKKVTGLINELVNLAVNEKDHATNNFLQWFVAEQVEEEESAGGVLQKVRLASDSASGLLMVDSELAKRVFNAPSAE, from the coding sequence ATGGTAAGTGAAAAAATGCAAGAAGCACTTAATGGGCAATTAAATGCGGAATTATACTCTGCCTATCTTTACCTGGCCATGGCAGCATATTATGAAGATACGGATCTTCCAGGATTTGCTAATTGGATGAGAATACAAGCCCAGGAAGAATTAACACATGGGATGAAATTTTATGATTACCTAATACAAAGAGGATCCAGGGTAATATTAAATACAATTGAAAAACCCCAAAAAGAATGGGATTCACCTTTAGCAGTTTCTGAACATGTTTTAAATCACGAAAAAAAGGTTACAGGACTTATTAATGAACTGGTGAATCTAGCAGTGAATGAAAAGGATCATGCTACTAACAATTTCCTTCAATGGTTTGTAGCAGAGCAAGTAGAAGAAGAAGAATCTGCTGGAGGAGTTCTTCAAAAAGTAAGATTAGCCAGTGATTCAGCTAGTGGTCTTTTGATGGTTGACAGTGAACTGGCAAAAAGAGTTTTTAATGCCCCATCTGCTGAATGA
- a CDS encoding ABC transporter ATP-binding protein — protein MIKVENLSKTYKMDNGDKIKALNNINLTVESGEIVGIIGKSGSGKTTLLRILRGVETFDSGNITLAEINVSEGSSPFYFAKLKKATAIHLQRSFGLWAETVIQNVIRKLYGAKYRDEAMTDFDYAYDEFGDRAMELLELVGLDHKANHFAPVLSGGEKQRLIMARQLAKEPKVLLLDEPATMSCPKTKQEILDSIKKINKELGITVVVVSHLPEVHEYLDDRLILMENGEIKDEGTPKEIIPEFLSELEDELILPKQKFDEVIIKVKDLEKRFFLIKGGEVLELKDVNLDINKGEILSFIGPSGAGKTVLLRLIAGLDFPDSGDVQFKLDGDWVSMYEPSIPRMNIRRKLGFMHQEFALTHYATIKDQIASRLGIKGQNVVDKAKKKAEELGISDQILDVLYQLTDLPESEAKYRLEQIGLSSTILDELFPSFPDTEIKKYAKPIFDALNLPLELLERKSYELSGGQKVRATLALVLASKPEILILDEPFGDLDPITLRSVSNSLKKINIDFDTTIIMVSHHIDFIEELSTRSLMIEDGQLIMDGSPDHLCDEFVKRSKAQYLMNVKTRQEKYNS, from the coding sequence ATGATAAAAGTGGAAAACCTTTCAAAAACTTACAAAATGGATAATGGGGATAAAATTAAGGCCCTGAATAATATTAACCTCACAGTTGAAAGTGGAGAAATAGTAGGTATTATTGGAAAGAGTGGTTCAGGTAAAACCACATTACTGAGAATATTAAGAGGAGTAGAAACATTTGATAGTGGAAACATTACCCTGGCTGAGATTAATGTTTCAGAAGGTTCCAGCCCATTTTATTTTGCTAAATTAAAAAAAGCAACAGCAATTCATTTACAACGTTCTTTTGGATTATGGGCCGAAACTGTAATTCAAAATGTTATCCGTAAACTTTATGGGGCCAAATATCGTGACGAAGCAATGACTGACTTTGATTATGCTTATGATGAATTTGGAGATCGTGCCATGGAATTACTGGAATTAGTGGGTTTAGATCATAAGGCAAATCATTTTGCACCAGTTTTAAGCGGAGGTGAAAAACAACGTTTAATTATGGCTAGGCAGCTTGCTAAAGAACCCAAGGTACTTTTACTTGATGAACCTGCAACCATGTCATGCCCTAAAACTAAACAAGAAATTTTAGATTCTATAAAAAAGATTAACAAAGAATTAGGGATTACTGTAGTTGTAGTATCCCATTTGCCAGAAGTACATGAATATTTAGATGACCGTTTAATTTTAATGGAAAACGGAGAAATAAAAGATGAAGGAACTCCCAAAGAAATTATTCCCGAATTTTTATCCGAGTTAGAAGATGAATTAATTCTCCCAAAACAAAAATTTGATGAAGTAATTATTAAAGTAAAAGATTTAGAAAAACGTTTCTTCCTTATAAAAGGTGGGGAGGTACTGGAACTAAAAGATGTTAACCTCGACATAAATAAAGGAGAAATATTATCATTTATAGGGCCAAGCGGTGCTGGAAAAACGGTTTTACTTCGATTGATCGCAGGATTAGATTTCCCTGATTCAGGAGATGTGCAATTTAAACTGGACGGTGATTGGGTGAGTATGTATGAACCCAGCATTCCTAGAATGAATATTCGACGTAAACTAGGATTTATGCATCAAGAATTTGCATTAACGCATTATGCTACAATAAAAGACCAAATTGCATCTAGATTAGGCATTAAAGGGCAAAATGTCGTGGATAAAGCAAAGAAAAAAGCAGAAGAACTTGGAATAAGTGATCAAATATTAGATGTACTTTATCAACTGACAGATCTGCCTGAAAGCGAAGCAAAGTATCGTTTAGAACAGATCGGCCTTTCATCCACGATTTTAGATGAATTATTCCCTAGTTTCCCCGATACTGAAATAAAAAAATATGCCAAACCCATATTCGATGCTTTGAATCTCCCATTAGAATTATTAGAAAGAAAATCTTATGAATTATCCGGCGGGCAAAAAGTAAGAGCAACATTAGCTTTAGTACTGGCTTCAAAACCAGAAATATTGATTTTAGATGAACCATTCGGCGATTTAGATCCCATTACTCTTAGATCTGTTTCTAACTCACTGAAAAAAATTAACATTGATTTTGATACAACCATTATCATGGTAAGTCATCATATCGATTTTATTGAGGAATTGAGTACTCGATCATTAATGATTGAAGATGGTCAGTTGATTATGGATGGTTCACCAGATCATCTTTGTGATGAATTTGTAAAAAGAAGTAAGGCTCAATACTTAATGAATGTGAAAACTAGGCAAGAAAAATATAATAGTTAA
- a CDS encoding rubredoxin produces the protein MKYKCKVCGYIYDPAKGEPRTKTDPGTEFNSLPKNWACPLCGAGKIRFRPI, from the coding sequence ATGAAATACAAATGCAAAGTATGTGGGTATATTTATGATCCTGCTAAAGGTGAACCCAGAACTAAAACTGATCCCGGGACCGAATTTAATTCGCTTCCAAAAAATTGGGCATGTCCCCTATGCGGTGCTGGAAAAATAAGATTTAGACCAATTTAA
- a CDS encoding UbiX family flavin prenyltransferase: MIIVAITGASGVIYALKLLEALKENKIETGLVITDPAKLILEYELGMDENDFKKLATHYYEADDLTASINSGSCLFKGMVIVPCTMKTLSAIAHGYANNAVTRAADVVLKERRKLVIVPRETPLRSLHLENMLKISKEGGIILPAMPGFYHRPQNIDDVANFIAGKILDVMNIEHNLFKRWHGDEI, encoded by the coding sequence ATGATTATTGTTGCAATTACTGGGGCTAGTGGCGTAATATATGCATTAAAATTGTTAGAAGCTCTTAAAGAAAATAAAATTGAAACTGGTTTAGTAATAACCGATCCTGCTAAACTAATATTAGAATATGAATTAGGTATGGATGAAAATGATTTCAAAAAATTAGCTACTCATTATTATGAAGCTGATGATTTAACAGCTTCAATAAATAGTGGGTCATGTCTTTTTAAGGGCATGGTCATAGTGCCCTGTACTATGAAAACATTATCCGCCATTGCTCATGGTTATGCCAATAATGCTGTTACCAGAGCTGCAGACGTAGTCTTAAAAGAAAGAAGAAAATTAGTTATTGTTCCGAGAGAGACTCCTCTTCGTTCCCTACACTTAGAAAATATGCTTAAAATTAGCAAAGAGGGAGGTATAATTCTCCCAGCAATGCCCGGTTTCTATCACAGGCCTCAAAATATTGATGATGTGGCTAATTTTATTGCAGGAAAAATTTTAGATGTTATGAATATTGAACATAATCTTTTCAAGAGATGGCATGGTGATGAGATATGA
- the rd gene encoding rubredoxin, protein MDKYVCEMCGYIYDPENGDPDNGVEPGTAFEDVPDDWICPICGVGKDQFKKTD, encoded by the coding sequence ATGGATAAGTATGTTTGTGAAATGTGCGGTTATATATATGATCCTGAAAATGGAGATCCGGATAATGGAGTAGAACCTGGAACTGCATTTGAAGACGTTCCTGATGACTGGATTTGCCCAATTTGTGGGGTAGGAAAAGATCAGTTTAAAAAGACAGATTAA